From a single Miscanthus floridulus cultivar M001 chromosome 8, ASM1932011v1, whole genome shotgun sequence genomic region:
- the LOC136469972 gene encoding uncharacterized protein — MRSVRALPDGILGKPAISLKSEGIGDGGEEEAVPVEECRGGSAKGAGKRHSPYRRRRRELRRARMDSEDSSTARSPIRHRRRRFRMRVHVFERLVKTFEGADSYFKQKEDAIGHLRFSGLQKAVAAIHILAYGLPVDAVDEYVYIGSYNDINVLQKSPVFSAYLKGQATPVSFTINGHTYDMGYCLVDGPATLKHTEMNLMGRKRLIS; from the exons ATGCGAAGTGTTCGTGCCCTCCCTGATGGCATCCTGGGGAAGCCGGCGATCTCCCTCAAATCCGAGGGCATTGGAgacggaggggaggaggaggcagTGCCCGTCGAAGAGTGTAGGGGCGGGTCAGCGAAGGGGGCCGGGAAGCGTCACTCACCctatcggcggcggcggagagagTTGAGGCGGGCGCGGATGGACTCAGAGGACAGCTCTACAGCACGGTCGCCCATTCGCCATCGACGGAGAAG GTTTCGAATGCGCGTCCATGTGTTTGAGCGCCTTGTCAAAACGTTTGAAGGTGCAGACTCCTACTTCAAGCAAAAGGAGGATGCCATAGGCCATCTTAGATTCAGTGGTTTGCAAAAGGCAGTTGCTGCTATTCACATTcttgcatatggcctacctgttgATGCTGTAGATGAGTATGTCTATATTG GCAGCTACAATGATATTAATGTACTTCAAAAGTCGCCCGTCTTCTCCGCATACTTGAAAGGCCAAGCAACTCCAGTATCATTCACCATTAATGGTCACACGTATGACATGGGTTATTGTCTTGTTGATG GTCCTGCAACTTTGAAACATACTGAGATGAATCTGATGGGGAGGAAGAGGCTGATTTCTTAG